A single Pseudoalteromonas phenolica DNA region contains:
- a CDS encoding NAD(P)H nitroreductase, translating into MDALELLTTRQSDSNLSFPGPNINQLELIKKAALKVPDHGGIAPWRFIVVEEDGRDKLGEIYYQAAVAEQQDERTISRAKELPQRAPMLIIAVSPYMEHPKVPRIEQIESAACSVFAMQQAAFAQGLSGVWRTGYFAQSEMVKELLGLDSKDEIVGYLYLGTPTVMCTKPVRHKPENFFSSL; encoded by the coding sequence ATGGATGCATTAGAGCTTCTTACAACAAGACAATCAGACAGTAATTTGTCTTTTCCTGGTCCAAATATAAACCAACTTGAATTAATTAAAAAAGCTGCTTTAAAAGTGCCTGACCATGGAGGTATAGCGCCATGGAGATTTATTGTGGTCGAAGAAGATGGCCGAGATAAATTAGGTGAAATTTATTATCAAGCAGCTGTTGCTGAACAACAAGACGAAAGAACAATAAGTCGGGCAAAAGAACTACCGCAAAGAGCACCCATGCTTATCATTGCCGTTAGTCCTTACATGGAGCACCCTAAAGTACCAAGAATAGAGCAAATTGAGAGTGCTGCTTGTAGTGTATTTGCAATGCAACAAGCCGCTTTTGCTCAAGGTCTTTCAGGCGTTTGGAGAACTGGCTATTTTGCTCAAAGCGAAATGGTAAAAGAGTTACTAGGACTCGATAGCAAAGATGAAATAGTAGGTTATTTATATTTGGGTACGCCCACTGTGATGTGTACAAAACCAGTACGTCATAAACCAGAAAACTTCTTTTCAAGCTTATAG
- a CDS encoding DoxX family protein, whose product MQLLKHSHIMLLKNKLATLDFLAPLLFRLILAPTMIIAGFSKLNLGNTNAPFLSKFLADENVIAWFGNSEWGLGLPFPDLLAFLAGWTEFIGGWLLLFGLLTRLVSIPLIFTMMVAISSVHWDNGWFAIAPSSGDSSPAKVLSWFNIEAAHKSLENSNEVSQRLSKINEIIETHGFPSYLLEKGSVAILNNGIEFATIYLAMLLSLLFTGAGRFVSLDYWVFKRFR is encoded by the coding sequence ATGCAGTTATTAAAACATTCGCACATTATGTTACTTAAAAATAAATTAGCCACTCTAGATTTTCTAGCGCCTTTATTATTTCGCCTAATTTTAGCACCGACTATGATCATTGCCGGTTTTTCTAAGTTAAATTTAGGTAATACAAATGCTCCGTTCCTTTCTAAATTTCTTGCAGATGAAAATGTCATCGCTTGGTTTGGAAATAGTGAGTGGGGGCTGGGATTACCATTTCCTGATTTGCTTGCATTTTTAGCAGGGTGGACAGAGTTCATCGGCGGCTGGCTTTTACTATTTGGGTTATTAACACGTTTGGTATCTATACCTCTGATTTTCACAATGATGGTTGCAATTTCTAGTGTTCATTGGGATAACGGTTGGTTTGCTATAGCCCCAAGTTCAGGTGATTCAAGCCCAGCAAAAGTGCTTAGCTGGTTTAATATTGAAGCTGCACATAAAAGTTTAGAAAACTCTAATGAAGTGTCACAAAGACTTTCTAAAATAAATGAAATTATTGAGACCCACGGCTTTCCGAGTTACCTGTTAGAAAAAGGCTCCGTTGCGATATTAAATAATGGTATTGAATTCGCTACCATATATCTAGCCATGTTATTAAGCCTTCTATTTACAGGAGCCGGTCGATTTGTCAGTTTAGATTATTGGGTATTTAAACGATTTCGTTAA
- a CDS encoding glycosyltransferase family 4 protein — protein MKSVKTILFLDSSLYGGIETHLVQLVRLLKTNHLNVEVLFYQDHNNKQLYQNLEESNCDYSFLDGKVHSLFRYLNKLTSPYLLHTHGYKAGIIGRITCKLLNSRCVSTYHAGEDGAGLVYIYNHIDKLTSFLSKNFVVSHRLLEQVSNAEVLDNFVEITAPTPAIHSEKLKIGFVGRLSHEKGPDNFLELARRFIANNKFSFHVFGDGPMAKTLQKDKPNNIEFYGHQENSSFWENLDVLVISSRAEGLPMVLLEAMARSKCVISFDVGAVSKVISHKSNGFICTSNSVDELHDTVLSWSEAEVHTKGLLTQNAFKTIETHFNGKKQFEQLNKAYFG, from the coding sequence ATGAAATCAGTAAAGACCATTCTTTTCTTAGATTCAAGCCTTTATGGCGGTATTGAAACACATTTAGTGCAATTAGTTAGGCTCTTGAAAACTAATCATCTCAATGTCGAAGTGTTGTTTTATCAAGATCATAACAATAAGCAACTCTATCAAAACTTAGAAGAGTCTAATTGTGATTACAGTTTTTTAGATGGTAAAGTGCACTCATTATTTCGATACCTAAACAAACTTACTTCCCCTTACCTTCTTCATACTCACGGATACAAAGCAGGTATTATTGGAAGGATAACTTGTAAACTTTTAAACTCTCGTTGTGTCTCTACATATCATGCTGGCGAAGATGGCGCTGGTTTAGTATATATTTACAATCACATAGATAAATTAACGAGTTTTCTTTCAAAAAATTTTGTCGTCTCTCACAGATTACTTGAACAAGTCAGCAATGCCGAAGTGTTAGATAATTTCGTTGAAATTACTGCCCCAACTCCAGCAATTCATAGTGAAAAATTAAAAATTGGCTTTGTAGGTAGACTGTCTCATGAAAAAGGGCCTGATAATTTTTTAGAACTTGCGAGAAGGTTTATTGCCAATAATAAATTTAGCTTTCATGTGTTCGGAGACGGACCTATGGCTAAGACTTTACAAAAAGATAAACCCAATAATATTGAGTTTTATGGCCATCAGGAAAACTCAAGTTTTTGGGAAAACCTAGATGTTCTTGTCATCAGTTCACGTGCAGAAGGTTTACCAATGGTGCTTTTGGAGGCTATGGCTCGCTCAAAATGTGTTATTAGTTTTGATGTTGGAGCTGTATCAAAAGTTATTTCTCATAAATCAAATGGATTTATTTGCACTTCAAACAGTGTTGACGAGTTGCACGATACAGTTTTAAGCTGGTCTGAAGCTGAAGTTCATACTAAAGGATTATTAACTCAGAATGCTTTCAAAACTATCGAAACTCACTTCAATGGCAAAAAGCAATTTGAACAATTAAATAAAGCGTATTTTGGCTAG
- a CDS encoding CHASE2 domain-containing protein, translating to MNVRATWTHYKFQWLSGVLIIAISIFLHISFLVPGSKQGDFFKRLEGLAYDLRLQSTLSIHPKRDFLPIIIVDIDEKSIDKLGRFPWSRAVIAKLHTNLVNAGVSVIAYDVLFSESEQNPIDRVIGKSNDIELNSRLAKVRDNYDADKEFSEALIQSDAVIGLLLEHNKTLQIGTLPKSIFESDVPAELLPAPEFSGYVAGLSTLQESALGNGFINSAPDKDGFVRYAMLLAKYNNHLYPSLALEVARLYTLSDVISIESEEFGEDYTITGVKLGIDTIPTDDYGRVAIPFRGPAFSFPYVSAIDVFENKFDKASFEQSIVFIGTSAVGHADLRTTPVGVQYPGVEVHANLLEGLVFPELLPSRPDWIDGAVVLIILFVGLVGLFVLPTLGLIGIILYFFVSIFLFLALNIYGWSQHYLDLPQVAILTLIILQVVILGSLSFLNEHRQKVKIKNIFDQYVPPAHIQSMLDDPKSMSVSGERRNMSVLFADIRNFTAISEQLNATELKELLNQYFTPVTKIIFEHEGTIDKYVGDMVMAFWNAPLTVEEHEQMAVLCALKMQMKVKALENRLSKDNMPSFEIGIGINSGEMNVGDMGSIYRRAYTVIGDSVNLASRLEGITKYYGVKILVSETTQSKCKDIAFRLIDKVKVKGKDKAVTIYEPIKLSVDLTEKEIKKLNLHKKALSSYLKQNWDESLEVFTTLMINHPEDKLYEIFCERITHLKTIQLGEDWDGSYKHVTK from the coding sequence ATGAATGTGAGGGCAACATGGACTCACTATAAATTTCAATGGCTAAGCGGCGTTCTAATTATTGCTATAAGCATATTTTTACATATTTCTTTTTTAGTACCAGGCTCTAAACAAGGTGACTTTTTTAAGCGGTTAGAGGGACTTGCATATGATCTGAGGCTTCAGTCTACTTTGTCAATACATCCTAAACGAGATTTTTTGCCAATAATAATTGTCGATATTGATGAAAAAAGCATTGATAAACTTGGACGCTTCCCATGGAGTCGAGCTGTTATTGCAAAGTTACACACAAATCTAGTTAATGCGGGTGTTTCTGTAATTGCTTATGACGTTTTATTTTCGGAGTCAGAACAAAATCCAATTGATAGAGTTATTGGGAAAAGTAATGATATTGAGCTTAACTCTAGACTAGCTAAAGTCAGAGATAATTATGACGCTGATAAAGAATTCTCTGAAGCTTTAATTCAAAGTGATGCTGTTATAGGCCTATTGTTAGAGCACAATAAGACTTTACAAATTGGCACTTTGCCAAAGTCTATTTTTGAAAGTGATGTTCCAGCTGAACTTTTACCAGCTCCAGAATTTTCTGGATATGTCGCAGGGCTTAGTACTTTACAAGAAAGTGCCCTGGGTAATGGCTTCATTAATAGTGCACCGGACAAAGATGGTTTTGTTCGTTATGCAATGCTACTAGCGAAATACAATAATCATCTCTACCCATCTTTAGCGCTCGAAGTGGCACGACTTTATACCCTCTCAGATGTAATAAGCATAGAATCTGAAGAATTTGGTGAAGATTACACAATCACTGGCGTTAAACTTGGTATTGACACAATTCCAACGGATGATTACGGAAGAGTTGCGATTCCATTTCGTGGACCAGCATTTAGTTTTCCATATGTCTCTGCCATTGATGTATTTGAAAATAAATTTGATAAAGCAAGTTTTGAACAGTCAATTGTTTTTATTGGTACTTCTGCAGTAGGCCATGCTGATTTGCGTACAACTCCTGTTGGAGTTCAATATCCGGGTGTTGAAGTCCATGCAAATTTGTTAGAAGGGTTAGTTTTTCCTGAGTTGTTGCCTAGCAGACCTGATTGGATCGATGGAGCTGTGGTTTTAATTATTCTATTTGTTGGTCTAGTTGGCCTATTTGTTCTGCCAACACTTGGTTTGATTGGGATTATTTTATATTTCTTTGTATCAATTTTTTTATTTTTGGCTTTAAACATTTATGGTTGGAGCCAACACTATTTAGATTTGCCGCAGGTCGCAATTCTGACTTTAATAATATTGCAAGTAGTTATTCTTGGCAGTCTGAGCTTTCTAAACGAACACAGGCAAAAAGTTAAGATTAAAAATATCTTTGATCAGTATGTTCCACCAGCTCACATTCAATCAATGCTAGACGACCCCAAATCAATGTCGGTGTCAGGTGAACGTCGAAATATGTCCGTACTTTTTGCTGATATACGAAATTTTACCGCTATTTCAGAACAGTTGAATGCGACCGAGCTTAAAGAACTGCTTAATCAGTATTTTACGCCAGTCACAAAAATTATATTTGAACATGAAGGTACAATTGACAAATATGTTGGTGACATGGTGATGGCATTTTGGAATGCACCTCTGACAGTTGAAGAACATGAACAAATGGCTGTATTGTGTGCTCTTAAAATGCAAATGAAAGTGAAGGCGCTTGAGAATCGATTATCTAAAGATAATATGCCATCTTTTGAAATTGGTATCGGAATTAATTCAGGTGAAATGAATGTTGGAGATATGGGGTCAATATATCGCAGAGCATATACAGTGATCGGGGATTCAGTAAATTTAGCTTCAAGGTTAGAAGGGATCACAAAGTATTACGGAGTAAAGATATTAGTGAGCGAAACCACTCAGTCAAAATGCAAAGATATAGCTTTTAGGCTGATAGATAAAGTAAAAGTAAAAGGCAAAGATAAAGCTGTCACAATTTACGAACCGATAAAATTGTCCGTTGATTTAACGGAAAAAGAAATTAAAAAACTAAATTTACATAAAAAAGCCTTGTCTTCATATTTAAAACAAAATTGGGATGAATCATTAGAAGTATTTACTACACTTATGATTAATCACCCTGAAGATAAATTGTATGAGATTTTTTGTGAACGGATCACACATCTTAAAACGATACAACTAGGTGAAGATTGGGATGGTAGCTATAAACACGTTACTAAATAA
- a CDS encoding Hpt domain-containing protein, protein MFNPNTIQQLKNDVGVDVLTQLMQVFMAESTKLVQQLSSNIDRTDELERLAHSLKSCARSYGADQLANIAADIEILAKNNPETQIIETKIAFLNEIHTKTVKALPTYD, encoded by the coding sequence ATGTTTAACCCAAATACAATACAACAACTGAAAAATGACGTTGGTGTGGATGTCTTAACTCAGTTGATGCAAGTTTTCATGGCAGAAAGTACCAAACTCGTTCAACAACTATCATCTAACATAGACAGAACTGACGAATTAGAGAGATTAGCACACAGCCTCAAAAGTTGCGCACGCTCTTACGGAGCTGATCAACTTGCGAATATAGCCGCTGATATTGAAATCCTAGCAAAAAATAATCCAGAGACTCAAATTATCGAAACAAAGATAGCATTTCTTAATGAAATACATACAAAAACTGTAAAAGCGTTACCAACTTACGATTAA
- a CDS encoding ATP-binding protein, which produces MESVLSSKALEFIDSINNSKNHNETLLRLKIGLSDYINVYHICAFVKTKQGFLELASTAQRREDTFNDLSDLWTALKAQPILDQSVELLPCSLMVTSFSHQQNQDIKALLIQIKMNESSGFFLCYYLNRTFLTPKEVTVMHSLIPIFRHTFAKLEYIQHTNRLLNEKTAALTISQARFQAFAELASDWFWETDTQLRYQYISSAEAQYQAHTYQHFIGKTPIELRSYDEQKQQKKWGRFINFVNNHKEIHNLEYEAKSHDGKTFWISISGKAQFDENGNYIGYMGIGRDISYAKQRELDLQKEKERAEKANAAKSDFLAVMSHEIRTPMNAILGMLELLEDTDPTEKQHELIDYMRSSTRLLQGVISDTLDFAKIESGTLKLELSDTHLINLTKNLVKQFETQAIKHGIEFECAIDRSIPERINCDGVRLSQILLNLLSNAFKFTHEGSVKLYLTKSDNHIIFRVADTGIGISESDIARLFEPFTQFHSRQKGRQQGVGLGLSITRRLLNLMGGSISCYSTVGEGTEFIIRIPYTIVENIDEESVIDDAQKQSQTSLKVLVAEDNIANQFVIKAILEKRNYTVEIVNHGQEAIEALSNGEYDLILMDMMMPIMDGVSAAKAIRAELGLQNIPIIALTANAGLKDKEKCLDAGMNDVLTKPLDSRLLDSKIKQHLFSSE; this is translated from the coding sequence ATGGAAAGTGTCTTATCATCAAAAGCCCTTGAGTTCATTGACAGTATAAACAACTCAAAAAATCACAATGAAACCTTGCTTAGACTTAAAATTGGCTTAAGTGACTATATTAATGTTTATCACATTTGTGCATTTGTAAAAACAAAACAAGGCTTTTTAGAATTAGCCTCAACAGCTCAAAGAAGAGAAGACACATTCAATGATCTATCAGATTTATGGACGGCACTTAAAGCTCAACCAATATTAGATCAATCTGTTGAATTGCTTCCATGCTCTTTAATGGTTACTTCATTTTCTCATCAACAGAATCAAGACATCAAAGCATTACTGATTCAAATAAAAATGAATGAATCGAGTGGCTTTTTTTTATGCTATTACCTAAATAGAACTTTCTTAACACCGAAAGAAGTGACGGTAATGCACTCTCTTATCCCCATTTTTAGACACACATTTGCCAAGCTTGAGTATATTCAACATACGAATAGATTATTAAATGAAAAAACTGCTGCGTTAACAATTAGTCAGGCAAGGTTTCAAGCATTTGCAGAGCTTGCCTCAGATTGGTTCTGGGAGACTGACACGCAATTGAGGTATCAATATATCTCAAGTGCGGAGGCGCAATATCAAGCACATACATATCAACATTTTATAGGGAAAACACCTATAGAGTTACGCTCTTATGACGAGCAAAAACAACAGAAAAAGTGGGGACGTTTCATAAATTTTGTTAATAATCACAAAGAGATTCATAATTTGGAATATGAGGCAAAATCACATGACGGTAAAACGTTTTGGATTAGTATAAGTGGCAAGGCTCAGTTTGATGAAAATGGAAATTACATCGGATATATGGGCATTGGTAGGGATATAAGTTATGCAAAACAAAGAGAATTAGATTTACAAAAGGAAAAAGAAAGAGCTGAAAAAGCCAATGCAGCCAAATCTGATTTTTTAGCAGTGATGTCACATGAAATCAGAACACCAATGAATGCAATACTTGGTATGTTAGAGCTTCTAGAAGATACGGACCCCACTGAGAAGCAACATGAATTAATAGATTATATGAGAAGTAGTACCCGACTTTTACAGGGCGTGATATCAGACACTCTTGATTTTGCCAAGATAGAGTCCGGGACTTTAAAGTTAGAGCTATCAGATACTCATTTAATTAACCTAACTAAAAACCTAGTTAAACAATTTGAAACGCAAGCGATTAAACATGGAATAGAGTTTGAGTGTGCAATTGATAGAAGCATTCCTGAAAGAATTAACTGTGACGGCGTCAGGTTATCTCAAATATTACTAAACCTATTAAGCAATGCATTTAAGTTCACGCATGAGGGTAGCGTTAAGCTGTATCTCACTAAAAGTGACAATCATATTATATTCAGGGTAGCCGATACGGGGATAGGGATCAGCGAGTCAGATATCGCCAGATTGTTTGAGCCTTTTACGCAATTTCACTCTCGTCAAAAAGGAAGGCAGCAAGGTGTTGGGCTCGGTTTAAGTATAACTAGACGCCTATTAAACTTAATGGGCGGTAGCATCTCGTGTTATTCAACTGTGGGTGAAGGCACAGAGTTCATCATTAGGATACCTTACACTATAGTAGAGAATATAGACGAGGAATCTGTCATTGATGATGCTCAAAAGCAATCTCAAACTTCCCTAAAAGTGTTAGTGGCGGAAGATAACATAGCAAATCAGTTTGTGATAAAGGCGATTTTAGAGAAGCGTAATTATACAGTAGAGATCGTTAATCATGGTCAGGAAGCCATTGAAGCACTCTCAAATGGCGAGTATGACTTAATACTTATGGATATGATGATGCCCATCATGGATGGGGTGAGTGCAGCCAAAGCAATAAGAGCAGAACTTGGCTTACAAAACATTCCTATTATAGCGCTAACTGCAAATGCTGGTTTAAAAGATAAAGAAAAGTGCTTAGATGCAGGTATGAACGATGTGTTGACGAAGCCTTTAGATAGCCGATTGTTAGACAGCAAAATTAAGCAGCATTTATTTTCAAGTGAATAG
- a CDS encoding HD domain-containing phosphohydrolase, translating into MTQVISENTKLTDENESQLALEHLLKLATDLASERCTERLLENILLSAMALTGCDGGTIYSVIEHEYLGFATLINKPLELHLGGTSDKDIPYSPIPIFINKKPNEKALVAISAATRKPICIDDVYSCAEYDLTAARQMDEKTGYHTQSVLTIPLENHEDELNGVLQLINPRVNDEVVPFTNQQVDLICSIGALAAVALTNRQLIDNMEELFQSFTRLIAKAIDEKSPYTGGHCRRVPILTMMIAEAVHQYQTGPLKDFTMTDADKHELSVAGWLHDCGKIAIPESVMDKSTKLECIFDRIELIKCKIEIAKRDVEINLLKAKLAASESSAEILNELDTSYHREMSYLDSELAFLKEINLGGEFMSDELKKRVLDLAERFRINIDGESQPLLTDNEVYNLNITKGTLTQEERNIINKHMDITISMLEALPFPKHLKRVPEFAGGHHEKMDGTGYPKGLTREQMSVPARMMAIADIFEALTAADRPYKDAKPLSECLSIMSKMTEHKHLDPDLFEIFLKSGVYMNYAQQFLKPEQIDDVELSKLIAN; encoded by the coding sequence ATGACCCAAGTTATTTCAGAAAATACTAAGCTAACTGATGAGAATGAAAGTCAACTTGCTTTAGAACATTTATTAAAATTAGCTACAGACTTAGCTTCTGAACGTTGTACAGAGCGTTTACTTGAAAATATTTTACTAAGTGCAATGGCGCTAACAGGGTGTGATGGAGGCACTATTTATTCTGTTATTGAACACGAATATTTAGGATTTGCGACACTAATAAATAAACCTCTTGAACTTCATTTAGGCGGTACCTCTGATAAAGATATTCCGTATTCGCCAATCCCTATATTCATTAATAAGAAACCGAATGAAAAAGCGTTAGTTGCAATCTCCGCTGCGACGAGAAAACCAATTTGTATTGATGACGTGTACTCTTGTGCAGAGTATGACTTGACAGCCGCGAGACAAATGGACGAAAAAACTGGCTATCACACTCAATCAGTATTGACCATTCCACTTGAAAATCATGAAGACGAATTAAATGGGGTACTGCAACTTATTAACCCCCGAGTAAATGATGAAGTAGTTCCTTTTACAAATCAGCAAGTTGACTTGATTTGCTCTATTGGTGCATTAGCAGCGGTTGCATTAACAAATAGGCAGTTGATTGATAACATGGAGGAGCTTTTTCAATCTTTTACACGTTTAATTGCTAAAGCGATAGATGAGAAGTCACCTTATACGGGTGGGCATTGCAGAAGGGTGCCTATCTTAACAATGATGATTGCAGAAGCGGTTCACCAATATCAAACCGGTCCACTGAAAGACTTTACAATGACTGATGCTGATAAACATGAATTATCGGTAGCAGGTTGGTTACATGACTGTGGGAAGATAGCGATCCCTGAATCAGTTATGGACAAATCTACTAAGCTTGAATGTATATTCGATAGAATCGAGTTGATAAAATGTAAAATCGAGATAGCCAAAAGAGATGTTGAAATAAACCTTCTAAAAGCTAAATTAGCTGCAAGCGAGAGTTCTGCTGAAATTCTTAATGAGTTAGACACCAGTTATCACAGAGAAATGTCATATCTTGATTCAGAATTGGCTTTTTTGAAAGAGATAAACTTAGGTGGCGAATTTATGTCAGATGAGCTTAAGAAGAGAGTTTTAGACCTCGCAGAACGTTTTCGAATTAATATCGATGGTGAATCTCAACCCTTATTAACTGACAATGAAGTCTATAACTTAAACATCACGAAAGGTACGCTTACACAAGAAGAAAGAAACATAATTAACAAACACATGGACATAACAATCTCGATGTTAGAGGCGTTACCTTTTCCAAAACATTTGAAAAGAGTGCCTGAATTTGCTGGTGGACATCATGAAAAAATGGATGGAACAGGGTATCCGAAAGGATTAACTAGGGAACAAATGTCAGTTCCAGCAAGAATGATGGCCATCGCAGACATTTTTGAAGCTCTAACAGCAGCAGATAGACCATACAAAGATGCGAAGCCGCTTAGTGAATGTTTATCAATTATGTCGAAAATGACAGAGCATAAGCATCTCGACCCTGATTTATTTGAGATATTCTTAAAATCTGGTGTCTATATGAACTATGCACAGCAGTTCTTAAAACCTGAGCAAATAGATGACGTTGAGCTGAGTAAATTAATCGCAAACTAA
- a CDS encoding MBL fold metallo-hydrolase, which translates to MKLTFYGVRGSVPTPGQNTAKYGGNTTSILLENNAGEFLILDAGTGIRSLGREIPKGENEIYILLSHNHWDHIQGFPYFDPIYNPQKKITIIPGLTHENEPNAILKQMNGSFFPINPNELAATISVSPIKEDNWEYKTFEILRCKMNHPGGGSAYKITTDEVSIVYATDNELFPPYPVSTSFDEWVQFSRNADFLIHDGQYLPEDYPLKCGWGHSQIQHALDLAKQAQVKNLVFVSHDPDRTDDQLDKLQSELEQSDYEFRILFAYEGLTL; encoded by the coding sequence ATGAAGTTGACCTTTTATGGTGTGAGGGGATCCGTACCCACACCAGGGCAAAATACAGCCAAGTATGGTGGTAATACTACAAGTATATTGTTAGAAAATAACGCAGGTGAGTTTCTTATTTTAGATGCGGGTACTGGTATTCGTAGCCTTGGCAGAGAGATTCCAAAAGGTGAAAATGAAATTTATATTCTTTTAAGTCACAATCATTGGGATCATATTCAGGGGTTTCCTTACTTTGATCCTATTTATAACCCGCAGAAAAAAATAACAATCATTCCAGGATTAACACATGAAAATGAGCCTAATGCAATTTTAAAACAAATGAATGGCAGTTTTTTCCCAATTAATCCTAACGAACTTGCTGCAACTATCTCTGTTTCACCCATAAAGGAAGATAACTGGGAGTATAAAACATTTGAGATTTTACGATGTAAAATGAATCATCCGGGGGGAGGGAGTGCATATAAAATTACTACAGATGAAGTATCAATTGTTTATGCAACAGATAACGAATTATTTCCTCCTTACCCAGTTTCAACAAGCTTCGATGAGTGGGTCCAGTTTTCAAGAAATGCTGACTTTTTGATACACGATGGGCAATATTTGCCAGAAGATTATCCACTAAAATGTGGTTGGGGCCATAGTCAAATTCAACATGCTTTAGACTTAGCTAAGCAAGCGCAGGTTAAGAATCTAGTTTTTGTAAGCCATGACCCTGACAGAACAGACGATCAACTAGATAAACTACAATCGGAGTTAGAACAGAGTGATTACGAATTCAGAATTCTTTTTGCTTATGAAGGACTAACGCTTTAA
- a CDS encoding gluconeogenesis factor YvcK family protein yields the protein MRIVCIGGGHGLSTVLEALNSGNHHLSAIIATTDNGGSTGRLRADKRLVALGDIRRCIDTLANKDHLMSVLSQHRFSFEHDVKGHSVGNLILSALCELTQSPTKAIQEYSRLLNVEHAIYPMSESPVDLIATSKNGTRIEGECEVDALSDLPQELYLSDKLISAVPEAVRDIYNADMILIGPGSALTSITPPLLVNDIKNALLNTSACRIFIENVCKENSVMSKVSPCQHASWLSNLIGYKFFDLCLSVDALGAMDTRVDFSNLNSEKLNTHNKQQLKFVIESMITKPNKEKSSPLIH from the coding sequence ATGAGAATCGTGTGTATTGGTGGTGGCCATGGTTTATCGACCGTTTTGGAGGCTTTGAACTCTGGAAATCATCATTTAAGTGCAATCATTGCGACAACTGATAATGGCGGTAGCACAGGAAGACTTCGTGCCGATAAAAGATTGGTTGCGCTTGGTGACATAAGGAGGTGCATTGATACTCTCGCCAACAAAGATCATCTTATGTCTGTCTTATCACAACATCGGTTTAGTTTTGAACATGATGTTAAAGGTCACAGTGTTGGAAACTTAATACTCAGTGCATTATGTGAACTGACTCAAAGCCCAACTAAAGCGATACAAGAATACAGCAGGCTATTAAATGTTGAACATGCGATTTATCCAATGAGTGAATCTCCTGTGGATTTGATTGCAACATCAAAAAATGGCACTCGCATAGAAGGTGAATGTGAAGTAGACGCTTTAAGTGATTTACCACAAGAACTTTATCTCAGTGATAAATTAATATCTGCGGTGCCAGAGGCAGTTCGTGATATCTACAATGCTGACATGATTTTAATTGGTCCCGGCAGTGCCTTAACAAGTATTACTCCACCATTGCTTGTGAATGATATTAAAAATGCATTACTAAATACTTCAGCTTGCAGGATATTTATAGAGAATGTCTGTAAAGAAAACAGTGTTATGTCTAAAGTCTCTCCATGTCAGCATGCTTCATGGTTATCAAATTTAATTGGGTATAAATTTTTTGATTTGTGTTTAAGTGTTGACGCACTTGGTGCTATGGATACAAGAGTTGACTTTAGCAATTTGAACAGTGAAAAGTTGAACACGCACAACAAGCAACAGCTCAAGTTTGTGATAGAAAGCATGATTACAAAGCCTAACAAAGAAAAATCTAGTCCACTGATTCATTAA